A single Chanos chanos chromosome 8, fChaCha1.1, whole genome shotgun sequence DNA region contains:
- the sytl3 gene encoding synaptotagmin-like protein 3, which yields MNVRETMHGYSMDLSLLQALEREKVLEVLQRDKALRTIEEERIRKLKSELQEIRRKGAKSFACQYSERTCARCQRPLGKFWNCGAVCRGCSHRICSKCRVSLSAHNWTCTVCHAYREVKFKSGEWFLEVRAKKFPRNSEVCENTGERLLQTYRRLSHISVVPPTPPPCYDGPSSSVFDRTGGLKSSKPFTKSMENLMVSVTSHIKKISRSQNDLRTEQVLLTVDDGRRSRKSQSDTALNISSGLKKVPSLPSLLRKPESEGQQDGGLCADDEASLQSGYSSDKRWSSSSTGTEPEMFDNVRFSGEINLAVCYSSSASCLEIQISSCRNLTSGDFKKTKCHPYVKLYILPEKSVYGKMKTSIKKNTTEPVYNQVFQCSIERNVLVSSTLQVSVWHVGTLKKKVFLGETLIPLAPWALEDCASQGAAWYSLGPKLEVPVKPAVVSEELLISVRFTSLSQPSWAYRCTDDICIGVCDAGVLSVLVKGIQNQPASRSNPSLNTYIRG from the exons ATGAACGTGAGGGAGACAATGCATGGTTACAGTATGGATCTCAGTCTGCTCCAagctctggagagagagaaggttctAGAAGTCCTACAGCGGGACAAAGCGCTTCGTACCATAGAGGAAGAAAGGATcag GAAGCTGAAGTCTGAGCTGCAGGAGATCCGTCGAAAAGGTGCCAAGAGTTTTGCTTGTCAGTACAGCGAGCGGACGTGCGCTCGGTGCCAGAGGCCACTGGGAAAGTTCTGGAACTGTGGAGCCGTGTGCCGTGGATGCAGCCATCGCATCTGCAGCAAGTGTCGGGTGAGCCTGTCCGCCCACAACTGGACGTGCACCGTGTGTCATGCCTACAG ggAGGTGAAGTTTAAATCTGGAGAATGGTTTCTGGAAGTGCGAGCCAAAAAATTCCCACGGAATTCAG aggtgtgtgagaacacaggagagagactgtTACAGACCTACAGACGGCTGAG TCATATTTCAGTAGTTCCACCAACACCTCCGCCTTGTTATGATGGCCCATCCTCCTCAGTGTTCGACAGAACTGGG ggccTAAAAAGTTCCAAACCATTTACAAAGTCCATGGAGAACCTCATGGTTTCTGTCACATCTCATATTAAAA AAATATCAAGGTCTCAGAATGACCTGAGGACAGAACAGGTCCTGCTGACTGTGGACGATGGCAGAAGAAGCCGCAAGAGCCAATCAGACACAGCCCTCAACATATCCTCTGGC TTGAAAAAGGTTCCCAGTTTACCCAGTTTACTGAGGAAGCCTGAGAGTGAGGGCCAGCAGGACGGAGGTCTCTGTGCTGACGACGAGGCCTCGCTGCAGTCTGGGTACTCCAGTGACAAAAGG tgGAGCAGCAGTAGCACAGGAACAGAGCCTGAGATGTTTGATAATGTGCGTTTTTCGGGGGAAATCAATCTGGCTGTGTGCTACAGCAGCAGTGCATCCTGTTTGGAGATACAGATCAGTAGCTGCAGGAACCTCACATCTGGGGATTTCAAGAAGACAAAATGTCACCC ATATGTGAAGCTCTACATACTCCCAGAGAAATCAGTCTACGGCAAAATGAAAACCAGCATCAAGAAAAACACTACAGAGCCTGTTTACAACCAAGTCTTCCAG TGCTCCATAGAGAGGAATGTGCTGGTGTCCAGTACGCTGCAGGTGTCCGTGTGGCACGTGGGCACGCTGAAGAAGAAAGTGTTTTTGGGCGAGACCCTAATTCCACTGGCTCCGTGGGCACTGGAGGACTGTGCCAGTCAAGGCGCTGCCTGGTACTCTCTGGGCCCTAAG CTGGAGGTTCCAGTGAAGCCTGCTGTGgtatcagaggagctgttgataTCAGTCAgattcacatcactgtcacaacCCTCCTGGGCTTACAGATGCACAgacg ACATTTGCATTGGAGTGTGTGATGCTGGTGTTTTGAGTGTTCTGGTCAAAGGGATTCAAAACCAGCCAGCATCCAGATCAAACCCATCACTCAACACCTACATCAGAGGGTAA